Part of the Lolium rigidum isolate FL_2022 chromosome 6, APGP_CSIRO_Lrig_0.1, whole genome shotgun sequence genome, ATTGGTTCTAATTCACCCCTGGAATTGCATCTTGTACGAATATCTGGCCGTGTACATCCCGGTTGCAGAGAACCTCCAAGTGATACGGTTGTCCACTGCAGGGTCTAGAATCACATTAGCCAAATTATTCAACCGCCACAATCGCAGGAAGGAATTGAGCAGGAGTTAGTTTGTAAGAAATGTCCTGAACCCAGCAATTCTCAGAGAGCGCGTCTTGCTCTTTTTCTGTATTTTTGCCTATCCTGCAGAATCCCTTTCAGCTTTTCTTCCATCAACCACAACAAATCTGACTGCGAGATTAGGTATCAGAGGGAACAGTTAGCCTTTACTTTGATGACTCTTCTCACTAACGTCATAAAAGTATCCGCAGAGGGGATTAGCGTCGCCTTCCGTGTGATCATCGTGTCATATAACCGAAGTGCCCTCTTAGTGTTACCCTTCTCACAGTAACTGCTGATCAGTGTATCATGCATGTCACTAGTCGGAACCAGCGATTTCCTTTCCATCACAGAGAGGAACTTCTCAGCTTCCTTCGGATTCCCACATTGGCAGAGCCCCCTGATAAGGCAGGTAAAAACTTCAGTGCAACTGGTAAGTCCCCTGTGCTCCATCTCATAATAAATCTTGACAACACCTTGGGCATCACCAACCTTGCTGTATCCATCAATGAGCCTACAGTATGTATCCTGGCCAGGAACAATGCCTTTGTCGATCATTGCCGTTACCAACTCGCTCGCCTTGCTGACCTCTCCTGCGCAGCAGAGCGCCTCTAGGATCTCATTGCAAGTGCCAATGTCCGGGACAAGGCCTTCATGGAGCATCTTGTCAAAGTACTGCGAGCCCTCCTCTGCCCTCCCCTGTCTAAAACAGCCAGTGATGAGGTGACTGTATGTAGCATCATATGGCTTGAGCTTCTTTGACAGCATTTCTTGCAGCAACTGTATAGCCTCACTGACACCGCCTTCGCGGCGGCAATGCGCTCCGATGAGGCAGGTATACACGAACGCGTTCGGGTGGCAGCCTCGGCGGACCATGTCGTCCCATTGCTCGTGTGCTGACTTCAGCTCACCAATGTGGCAATAAGCATGCACGATCAGCGAGTAGGCAATGTCGTCAAACACAATGTTCCTCTGCAGCATCCTCCTGAGCAGCAAGATCCCCTGATCGGTCCTCCCCTCCTCGCAGATCCACAGCGCCAGGGCGACGTGCGCCACGACGCCCGGCGAGCACTTCTTGCCGTGGACCCTCTCCACGAGGGCTGCCGTCCTGGCGAGAGCGCCTTCCCGGCTCAGCACGCCGATGACAAGCTCGACGGTGGCCTGGTTGGCGTACACCCGCTTGAGCGTCATTAGCTCGAACACCTCCCAGGCGACCCTGAACCGGCCGGTGCGCTGCCCCGCGTGCAGCGCGGCGTTGAAGGCGGAGAGGGAGGGGGTCACGCCGCGGCGGGAAAGGTAGCGGCAGGCCGAGATGGcttcctccgggaggcggagctcCGCGTAGGCGTGCACCAGGAGGTGGAGGCCGCGGGTCGTGGCGGCGGTGCCGCTGTCCTCGTAGGCCGCGAAGAAGGCGTCCAGGAAATGGGAAGCGGGCGAGGGGGAGTGCCTGGTGATGGCGGactggaggaggacggaggcgtgcCGGATGAGCGCCGCGCGGGAGAGGAGGTGGACCAGGAGGCAGTAGGAGCGGAGCGAGTGGGGGGATGGCGAAGTGGCGGCGGACCAGTGGAAGAAGCTGTGCGCGTTCTTGGCGATGGTCTCGGCGGAGGAGGTGGAGCTGGGGTTCCTGGCGAGGGAGAGGAGCACGGCGTCGACGTACCCGTcgggcgccgcggcggcggcggaggggaacGAGGCGGAAAGCGCCTCCCAGGTCACTGTTGGGTTGTGCGCGAGGTAGTGGGAGATGTGCTGAGGCATCGCGGGGGTGGCGGAGGCGACGCCGCGGCAGGGGATCGCGCCGCCGTGCCGGCGCGCGACCATGCGGCCGCCGGACTTGGCTGCGTTCATGTGGCAGTCGAACGAAACGCCACGGAGGTagacctcgccggctcgccgctgATGAAGCAGGcgaattttttaaaataatacatttttttctttattttcagaaataatactcaatttctaaaaaaaaacacaaataatACACCAGGTTAGAAGTTATCAGGTTAACGCACCCCGAATAGCAGGGAATCTGCGTCGAGCCTTGTCCACCGCCCTCAATTAGAAGTAATCAGGTTCCTCTACCTTAATTGGAAGAAATTGGGTTCCTTTAGCTTAATTAGAAGAAATTAGGTTCCTCCACGAGTAGCGGGAAGAAATCGGATTCTCTACCGAGTAGTAGGAAAAATTAGATTTCTCTATCTCGATTGGAAGAAATCGGGTTCCTCTACCTCGATTAATGCAAAAGCTGAGGACAACCTCACGCGGAGCAGAAGAACTTGGATTAGTCTACCCAACTTGAGCACATGATCAAAAGAACTCGGGTTAGTTTACCCAACTACCTCTAAGGCTCTAATCGGTTTGATGTTCGTGATTCTTTTTAATCGGGTACATATCCCTGATAGTGTATTATTTGTGACAAAGTTTGAAACCGGGTATTATTTTCTAgaaataacaaaaaaaatgtaTTATTCAAAAAAATCGCGACGAAGCAGCACCTATTTGTGGGGCAGACACGATCCCCGTGCACCGTCCCCGTGCAGACACGATCCCCGTGCGTCCGATCAATTAATGGACATCAATTAATGGACGATCAAGATGGCAAACGGCAAACTACGTTTCACAATACAATTCAACACTATTGCTATGAACTTTCAGGTAGAGTAATTTTTTTAGAAATTTTACAAAGCATAACTACCCTTCACAGTAAAATTCAACTGTATGATACGAACTTTCTGCGAGAATAAAAGGCGGGGGTGCATAACTCATACACACCACCACCACACATACACGCTCATAGTAACGGATGTTTAGATCAAGCATGTGGTTTTTTAAGTACAGAACAACATGAGTGCATGCCAATCACACTTTTATTGGCGATATTGCTGTCATCTGTGCTACTGCATAGACGTAACTACTGTTCTTGCAGACGGTATCGtattcaaggtttaaaatagcgcgctatttcttcgctaataccacgcaatagcatatttggagggtctacgctaaattttagtaatttttctcgctatggcgctatttgtgaaatagcatgatatatcgtgctaaaacttcacagctttagcgcgctattttttcaaactaagttgctttcacttttcgGTGGTAATGAACTGCAATATGTTGATTCCTCTTCTAGATTAGAACTTAATATCGTTAATGCCGATGATTCTTAATAAAGAATTTATAATATGTTGTTGCCTTATGGAatactgatgttagccttctgaaaAATTGCAGATCTATTTGTTgcatgtggttatgtatgtatgattcggtTATTTTTGGACTAAATATCTAACCTTTTTAGCGAAATTTTATATTTTAGACTATATTTAATATATTTTTTCAAtacgctatttgaaatatagcacgcaattagcacgatatagcggcCATAGCGTTTGAAGCAGAccgacgctatttcatttagcacgctattttaaaccttgatcgTATTATGTTTTATCTGAGATTGCAGACGGTATGATCATCTGATCATCGGCTAGCAAGCTGCAGCTACATGTTCTCCTTCACAACCGTGACTGGGCAGGCGGCGTGGTTCACAACATAGGTGCTCACGCTCCCCATCAGAGCCCTGCCACGAAGAAACAACAATGGTCACATACATGATTCAGTTCAATCAGCTAGATATGAGTGCTTCAACAAATGGTTCAAAGTAACAATATCGGGCATATCGGTTTGACCAAAAAAGGACAGATATGACCAAGATATCGGCCGACGTGACTGGTATTGGTAGCCAGACGAAACAACAATATATATCAGCCCATATAGTGGGCTGCCGGCCAATATAAACGATATTTAGGACTTCATCGCAATCGTGATCTCCACAACTACCTAATCAGCACGATTTCACGGTTCGTCACTTACATCGGTCATGCAAAATGAAAACTCCTGCTAAGTTCACTAAAGCTGTTGCGACAAAATTATTCATGGCACTTCCCGCGGTTCAGCAAAAAAGGTGCGGCGAAGTTGGCTAAGGAACAAACCATCATCCTGAGTGTGGAGCACGATCACAGCAAAGGGGCAGGGAGTTTTAAGACTAGAAAACAAAAGGCACATGCATACCTCTTCAGTGTACTCAGACCCCTGCTTCCAATAACCAGGCAGCTGAGGGGAACCAGGTCAACTGACTCACACAGCTTCTTTGTCGGGTCACCGTAGAATATCTTTGCAAAGACTTGAACCTGCAGACATGTAGTTTTGTCAACAAAAATAATCAGAAGACAGTAACTTGACCAGgattaaaaataacaaaattttgTGAATGGGGATGAAAAAACGGTACCCCTCTCTGTTTTGCCAATTGAGCCAGGATTTCCAGTGTCTCCTTGTCTGGTGACAGACCATACGTATTGGTGACATGGGGATCTGAGAACTCTACCAGAGGGATGAGCGCTGAAATCCACAAGAAATGTCATTTCAGAAGCATGGTAACATGATATTAGCATAAAGGAGAACAGTGAAACTGAGACTGTAGTTCCAAACCAACGGAAGCAAATTTAGAACTTACGCGAACCACTCTGTTCCCAGAGATGCATTGCTCCTTGCTCAGTCTGGGAGGAATTGTTGACATGGATAAGTATGAGTTGATCACCGTTCCTGGTAAGGTTGGTTGATGCCCATCGCAGAGCTGCTTTGCTGCATGATGAGAAGTCCACAGCAACTCCGATATTCCGCCCAGCCATGTCCCTGCAAGGCTGCAAACAAGCACAAACAGATTTCGACTTCCAGACCAGAGTGTCTTAAGAGTGGCAATgaggtttcagccgtggtattccaGCTGTTGCTCAGGTCCTTAAATAGATAATAAGAAGTATAGGATTATTGGAAATACTAGAAACAAATATGGAATGGACGTAGTATGAACTAGAGAAAGCAGACATGTTACACTTGCTTACTTTGCCTGATTCCTTATCATCACTTTATCTCCCCAGGAAACAGACATGTTACACTTGCTTACTGCTGCTAGAGAAAGGTTACAGGTACAAGGGGCATGAAAAGTAAAGATTCATGATGCAAAGCAAAAGGGGGCAAAAAAGAATTTTACTCCAGTTTCTTTCATCCCACTGCCACTGCAATGCCAGATTCTACTTCAC contains:
- the LOC124663657 gene encoding universal stress protein PHOS32-like, with the protein product MAGRNIGVAVDFSSCSKAALRWASTNLTRNGDQLILIHVNNSSQTEQGAMHLWEQSGSPLIPLVEFSDPHVTNTYGLSPDKETLEILAQLAKQRGVQVFAKIFYGDPTKKLCESVDLVPLSCLVIGSRGLSTLKRALMGSVSTYVVNHAACPVTVVKENM
- the LOC124663656 gene encoding pentatricopeptide repeat-containing protein At1g66345, mitochondrial-like, which translates into the protein MNAAKSGGRMVARRHGGAIPCRGVASATPAMPQHISHYLAHNPTVTWEALSASFPSAAAAAPDGYVDAVLLSLARNPSSTSSAETIAKNAHSFFHWSAATSPSPHSLRSYCLLVHLLSRAALIRHASVLLQSAITRHSPSPASHFLDAFFAAYEDSGTAATTRGLHLLVHAYAELRLPEEAISACRYLSRRGVTPSLSAFNAALHAGQRTGRFRVAWEVFELMTLKRVYANQATVELVIGVLSREGALARTAALVERVHGKKCSPGVVAHVALALWICEEGRTDQGILLLRRMLQRNIVFDDIAYSLIVHAYCHIGELKSAHEQWDDMVRRGCHPNAFVYTCLIGAHCRREGGVSEAIQLLQEMLSKKLKPYDATYSHLITGCFRQGRAEEGSQYFDKMLHEGLVPDIGTCNEILEALCCAGEVSKASELVTAMIDKGIVPGQDTYCRLIDGYSKVGDAQGVVKIYYEMEHRGLTSCTEVFTCLIRGLCQCGNPKEAEKFLSVMERKSLVPTSDMHDTLISSYCEKGNTKRALRLYDTMITRKATLIPSADTFMTLVRRVIKVKANCSL